Within Streptomyces roseirectus, the genomic segment AGGCTGATTTCGGCGCCGGAGATGGTGCCGCTTCCCTCGTGGCCACGCGCTCCGGGGCTACGGACGGAGATACCGGTTCAGCAGCTACAGCTTGAATCGGCATGAGCGCGAGCGCTATTCCAGTGAGTCCTGCTCGTATCGATGATCTCATCGGTTCCCTTCACGGCGACGGAAGTGCAGACCAATCTCAATTTGGCCCACAAACACCAGGGACACTAGGCGAGAGATCTTCAAAATAAAGGCCATATGCAGACGCTGTCCGAAATCGAGTTCGACCGCGGGCAGTTCAGGCCAGACCGTAACGTCCTGCCCAAGATACTCAGAATGTGTTACGGCGCTCCCGTCAGATGGCGTCGCGCCACCAGCATCGACAGGTGACGGCGTGTTCAACTTGCGCACCTCAGCGGTGACTCCACCTACGCTGAGCACCTACAGGAGCCCTTACTGGCAACTGCGCTCTGTATCCGATTTGCGCTTTAAGCAACTTCTCGTCCCTCAACCCAACCGGGCATCCTGGCTTCGCTTCGCCCTCTCACCCCTTGAAGGAGATTCGCCATGTCGGGCTTGAAACTGGCCATGTGCACAGGGAACTCGGGCAAGTTCCGCACGGCTCAGGAACACCTCGCCCCGTGGGGCATCGAGGTGGAGCAGGCGGTGGTGGACCTGGACGAGATCCAGACGACGTCGGTCGCGGAGATCGCCCGGCACAAAGCCCGACAGGCGTTCGCGGCGATCGGGCGCCCCCTGTTCGTGGAGGACTCGGGCTTCTACATCGAGGAGTTCGGCGGCTGGCCGGGGCCGATGGTGAAGCAGGCGCTGGAGGCGTTCGGCCCCGAGGGGTTCACGCACCTCGCGGACCGCACGGCGACGCGGGCGTGCCGGTTCGCCAGTGCCGCTGTGTACGTCGACGCGGAGGGCGCCCTGCACACGTTCGCCGACGACTCCCGCAAGCCCGGCACCATCGCGAAGGTGCCGGACCGGGGCAGCGGTGAGCGTTCCTGGTCCGACCTGTGGTCGATCTTCGTCCCAGAGGGCGCCACGACGACGCTCGCGGCGCTCCCGGAGGCCGAGCAGGAGCGGGTGTTCGCCGAGTGGCGGACGACGTCGGTCGTCGCGGCGCTCGGCGCGTGGCTGGCCGAGAACCCGCCTCGAGCCTGACCAACCTCCGCCCCCTGGGGGTTACTTGGCGGCGACCACGTACACGCT encodes:
- a CDS encoding non-canonical purine NTP pyrophosphatase; translation: MSGLKLAMCTGNSGKFRTAQEHLAPWGIEVEQAVVDLDEIQTTSVAEIARHKARQAFAAIGRPLFVEDSGFYIEEFGGWPGPMVKQALEAFGPEGFTHLADRTATRACRFASAAVYVDAEGALHTFADDSRKPGTIAKVPDRGSGERSWSDLWSIFVPEGATTTLAALPEAEQERVFAEWRTTSVVAALGAWLAENPPRA